The DNA sequence AATGTATGTAgtcaagtgcaatacatcaataCTATAATCACCCAGTTTCAGGTCCTTCATAATATGCAATTACATACATATTTCATAACATGTCAATACATTATCATTACTGTGTGATTTTGGCCTGTAACTCCTTCAAACACTCCAGGCTGGCCTCAGGGCCATCCTCCGAGGTCACAAACCCAGGATAGGTGGCACTAAACTGGGCCTGAGGAGGTGGAgatttagtggtggtggtggagccCCCATCAACCtggtgagaggagggaggagagagcagaggtaTCAATTTAGCATGAGCGTAGTCAATCTCAAACCCCTCGAATATCAACCCCACCCCCCACGCTCCAAGACCCTCTTCCAAAACCCTGGCCACCTTCTGGGTTGCCAGTACCAAACTCGTATAATCTGCCTCTTCGAGTCTAAATATATCAGAGGTCAGAGGTcgacgggggaccagtacggtgAGGCCAGGGGCGTTGGGGAATGGGGTGAGGAATGCCACGTGCCCCTCATCCTCCCACACCCTCCAATGCTGCTCCTCTCCACGGACGATCCGGGAGAAGAGGCCGGGGTGCGATGGGTCTTCCCCCAGGAAGGTGAGGTTTGGTAGGGCATTGGGGGAAGGGAGCTGGGCCCGAATCTCGGCCTGGATCTCCTGGAGGGACGTGTCAGTCCAGCGAGGGCCGCTTTTAGAGGTGACGTAGCCGGGGTCGTGGTGGGTGTAGTGCTCATCTTCCGCCAGGTGGGGGCGCCAATCGCTGTCAAGGCCGTGTAGCGGCAGCACCCGGATCTGAGAGTCAATAACAACAGGGACTATTACTAGGTTACCTGTTCATACTAGAAaggaggacagaattatggtGCTACCTAAacacaaatgtaatgtttttgttCATCAACATAAATTATATTGCCAGTTTTTATTCAAAACTAAATGAGACACATTAGAAtagattagaatagaatagagaagagtagaataaaatagaatggaGAAAAGATCAgcatagaatagagtagaataagAGTAAAGTAGaaaagagtagaatagagtagaataagagtaaagtagaaaatagtagagcagagtacaaaCACAACAGACCTGGGGTGGACTGTTACTGTCTGGGTGGGGCCTGCAGACCAGGGCACATCTCTTCACCCCCAGCCTCTCACACAGCAGGGCCCCCACCTCCCTGGCCCCCAGCAGCAACCTCAGGTAGGCTCCCTCACCCAGCTTGAAGAGACTGCCCTGAGCTGGGCTTGGTTCCTCATCGGGGCCCCTGGGGGTCTTCTGCTCCAGGATGGTAGTGCCTATGATTGATATTCCATATATGAAGAAAAAgattgtcccaaatggaacccttttccctatgcagtgcactatagGGAGGATAGGGTGCCAGACAGCAAGATATAGTGGATGATAGTATACTATAGAAGGATTGCACAGTTCACTGTACATGTTCAGTGGTTGCGTAGAAACTGACTTTCATAAAATGTAAAAGCAATGGATTGACATGAGGTGTGTTACCTGGCTGGAAACCCGACGATGAATTACATTGAATTCTACGTTGGGCAGAAATGAGCGTTTGAATCAGGACAGTTTCCTCTCAACTTCTACAAGCCAGCATGTTGaataaaatgacaattatatttGAATGTACTTTACTGGTTGCCTGTGCGGTTGGTCCTTTTGGTCGGTATATGAGacaatatatccacaggaaagtataattCCATCAACCTTTCAAAGCGCAGGTAGTTCATTCAGATTCCTATCACCTGAAGCATGCGCACAAGACAAAAATACATGCACGAGATAAAAATACACGCACAAGACACATGCATACTTGCCGAGCTCTTGCACATGTTTACATGTTTCTGCGCATGCTTCAGGTGATAGGAATCTGAATGCACTACGTGCACTTTGAAAGGTTGAAAGaattatactttcctgtggatatattgtCTCACATTGATTGAAAACACATAGCCAACAGCTTGGAtatttaacgatgctcctacgaaAGTTCTAACattaacttagccttaagatgcttttgggaaaccgggccctggaccAGATCTAGGTGGTAAAGAATATGCATCTACCTGGGGTCCAGGGCATGGGGTGGAGGTAggccaccagctcctctgtctcccagATCACATGACGAGGTCGGGAAAGAGATGATGACATCCTGATGGAGGAAGGGAAAAGACAGAGGGGGAGtaagagagtgagggaaggagaggggggagaaagggggaaagagagagagagaaagatgggaagTCTGTAATACAAGGACGGTAAGAATAGATGAGTGTCATCATGACATGCTGCACTTTAGGGTGGACCTGTCTCAATCAATGAGAGATTTTAAATAGACAAGATGGCGCAGTACACATTGTTGAATTTGCTTAATggagcaaaacatttattttaataactgagcattttctaaattcaaacccACCACCTGAAACTGGACATTCAAGTTAAGGTTGGTCGAAAATGATCTGTGCTACAAACAGTACCTAACCTGTAACTCTCAGTAATGGATCTAAAAAATATTTGGTTAAATAACATTATCTGGTATAACTGTAGCTAGCATCGATGTTTGTCGACCTACTTACGGTACCTTCTTAGAAACCGTGCAAGCAGCATACAGCAAGAACGTGGGTTCAAAACGACTTCCGTTGGTTCTTGGTGTTCATTCAAGAGTTCAGAATGATGGAGGTGAGCGCTGTGTAACAGTGTCGTTTCTATCATACCGTCACAACAACCTTAGTTCGGTCAACTTTCTGTTTCTCGTTAAAGCTGTGGCCGTGTTCGGGAGCATCAAATCCTGAccgactgatctacaaataataatatcgttatttatgatgcacggtgatttgtagatcagtcagtcggctGCAATGACGGAACAAGCCCAGTGTTTGCTGGTCACATGACAGTCTACGGTGATTATGTTTTCATAAAAATTGGGAAGTGTAGTTTACAGTAAGGACGCCAGGTGGCACTCTAGCATTAGAGGTAAAAAGGCGGCAAGGTACTGTACATTTATGAAATGAACTTGGAGGCCAACTTTTATCACGAGTGAATTTCTGTATGTTTGCTAGCATAACTTAGAAAGCACAACACAAATCAGACAATGGACGGAGAGAAAAACGTTTTAAAGTTTACAAAAGAGGATTACCCTAGGAAGACACACATATTTGGCAATGCAATTGATTGTCTTTGATGCTGTATTTATGTTCATCATATTATCCAAAATGTTCACATTATCCATGACAGTTTACTTTGTTTATCTTTATTGCTGATTGAGTTGAGGTTTGAAAATATTATTACAGTACCTAAAATATTATTACAGTACCTCAAGTCCTTCCTCCCCAATTCTCTAGAAGTGTAGAATGACACCATACCAGTGGTTCTTTCACAGTGACTCATAGTTTCCTTATACACACCTCtcgcttccacacacacacacacacacacacacacacacacacacacacacacacacacacacacacacacacacacacacacacacacacacacacacacacacacagtctagaaACTCTTGTCTAGGGTTACTTTTTATTCATAAACGCATATAATTCACATCGCTTTTATTCAtatggtagtgtctataatgttacctcataaACACAACCGTTTTTTATAGGGTAGTGTTTATAATGCTGCCTCATTAGCATAGCAGGCATTTGGTAATgattataatgttacctcatAAGAATAGCaggtatctatggtagtgtttatcATTTTACCTCATTAACATAGCAGGtatggtagtgtctataatgttacctcatcagcatagcaggtatggtagtgtcgataatgttacctcatcaacatagcaggtatggtagtgtctataatgttacctcatcagcatagcaggtatggtagtgtctataatgttacctcatcagcatagcaggtatggtagtgtctataatgttacctcatcaacatagcaggtatggtagtgtcgataatgttacctcatcagcatagcaggtatggtagtgtctataatgttaactcattaacatagcaggtatggtagtgtctataatgttacctcatcagcatagcaggtatggtagtgtctataatggtacctcatcagcatagcaggtatggtagtgtctataatgttacctcatcaacatagcaggtatggtagtgtctataatgttacctcatcagcatagcaggtatggtagtgtctataatgttacctcatc is a window from the Salmo trutta chromosome 38, fSalTru1.1, whole genome shotgun sequence genome containing:
- the LOC115178287 gene encoding uncharacterized protein LOC115178287 isoform X1, coding for MIETTLLHSAHLHHSELLNEHQEPTEVVLNPRSCCMLLARFLRRYRKLPIFLSLSFPLSPPSPSLTLLLPLCLFPSSIRMSSSLSRPRHVIWETEELVAYLHPMPWTPGTTILEQKTPRGPDEEPSPAQGSLFKLGEGAYLRLLLGAREVGALLCERLGVKRCALVCRPHPDSNSPPQIRVLPLHGLDSDWRPHLAEDEHYTHHDPGYVTSKSGPRWTDTSLQEIQAEIRAQLPSPNALPNLTFLGEDPSHPGLFSRIVRGEEQHWRVWEDEGHVAFLTPFPNAPGLTVLVPRRPLTSDIFRLEEADYTSLVLATQKVARVLEEGLGAWGVGLIFEGFEIDYAHAKLIPLLSPPSSHQVDGGSTTTTKSPPPQAQFSATYPGFVTSEDGPEASLECLKELQAKITQ
- the LOC115178287 gene encoding uncharacterized protein LOC115178287 isoform X2, whose protein sequence is MIETTLLHSAHLHHSELLNEHQEPTEVVLNPRSCCMLLARFLRRLPIFLSLSFPLSPPSPSLTLLLPLCLFPSSIRMSSSLSRPRHVIWETEELVAYLHPMPWTPGTTILEQKTPRGPDEEPSPAQGSLFKLGEGAYLRLLLGAREVGALLCERLGVKRCALVCRPHPDSNSPPQIRVLPLHGLDSDWRPHLAEDEHYTHHDPGYVTSKSGPRWTDTSLQEIQAEIRAQLPSPNALPNLTFLGEDPSHPGLFSRIVRGEEQHWRVWEDEGHVAFLTPFPNAPGLTVLVPRRPLTSDIFRLEEADYTSLVLATQKVARVLEEGLGAWGVGLIFEGFEIDYAHAKLIPLLSPPSSHQVDGGSTTTTKSPPPQAQFSATYPGFVTSEDGPEASLECLKELQAKITQ
- the LOC115178287 gene encoding uncharacterized protein LOC115178287 isoform X3; translated protein: MIETTLLHSAHLHHSELLNEHQEPTEVVLNPRSCCMLLARFLRRYRKMSSSLSRPRHVIWETEELVAYLHPMPWTPGTTILEQKTPRGPDEEPSPAQGSLFKLGEGAYLRLLLGAREVGALLCERLGVKRCALVCRPHPDSNSPPQIRVLPLHGLDSDWRPHLAEDEHYTHHDPGYVTSKSGPRWTDTSLQEIQAEIRAQLPSPNALPNLTFLGEDPSHPGLFSRIVRGEEQHWRVWEDEGHVAFLTPFPNAPGLTVLVPRRPLTSDIFRLEEADYTSLVLATQKVARVLEEGLGAWGVGLIFEGFEIDYAHAKLIPLLSPPSSHQVDGGSTTTTKSPPPQAQFSATYPGFVTSEDGPEASLECLKELQAKITQ
- the LOC115178287 gene encoding uncharacterized protein LOC115178287 isoform X4, which produces MIETTLLHSAHLHHSELLNEHQEPTEVVLNPRSCCMLLARFLRRMSSSLSRPRHVIWETEELVAYLHPMPWTPGTTILEQKTPRGPDEEPSPAQGSLFKLGEGAYLRLLLGAREVGALLCERLGVKRCALVCRPHPDSNSPPQIRVLPLHGLDSDWRPHLAEDEHYTHHDPGYVTSKSGPRWTDTSLQEIQAEIRAQLPSPNALPNLTFLGEDPSHPGLFSRIVRGEEQHWRVWEDEGHVAFLTPFPNAPGLTVLVPRRPLTSDIFRLEEADYTSLVLATQKVARVLEEGLGAWGVGLIFEGFEIDYAHAKLIPLLSPPSSHQVDGGSTTTTKSPPPQAQFSATYPGFVTSEDGPEASLECLKELQAKITQ